One genomic window of Peromyscus maniculatus bairdii isolate BWxNUB_F1_BW_parent chromosome 2, HU_Pman_BW_mat_3.1, whole genome shotgun sequence includes the following:
- the Zc3h12a gene encoding endoribonuclease ZC3H12A, whose protein sequence is MSDPRGKKPVQEASPAMSLWDLEDNHSCRGRPQPAQDPEAKEASAELQMKVDFFRKLGYSSSEIHSVLQKLGVQADTNTVLGELVKHGSATERECQASTDPCPQPPLVPRGGSTPKPSSLEPSLPEEDKEGSDLRPVVIDGSNVAMSHGNKEVFSCRGILLAVNWFLERGHTDITVFVPSWRKEQPRPDVPITDQHILRELEKKKILVFTPSRRVGGKRVVCYDDRFIVKLAFESDGVVVSNDTYRDLQGERQDWKRFIEERLLMYSFVNDKFMPPDDPLGRHGPSLDNFLRKKPLPSEHRKQPCPYGRKCTYGIKCRFFHPERPSRPQRSVADELRANALLSPPRTPVKDKSGQRPSPASQPSSVSSEAEQGSLDGKKLGARSSPGPHQEGSTQTFTPAGRSLPVSGSSFGPTEWLPHTLDSLPYTSQECLDSGIGSLESQMSELWGVRGGTPGDSGPTRGPYAGYHTYGSELPAAPAFSPFRQPMGAGHFSVPTDYVPRLPTFPAREYWSEPYPLPSPTPVLQEPQRPSPGAGRDPWGRANERAKERAGVYTKLCGVFPPHLVEAVMGRFPQLLDPQQLAAEILSYKSQHLSE, encoded by the exons ATGAGTGACCCCCGTGGAAAAAAGCCTGTCCAAGAAGCCAGCCCCGCCATGAGTCTGTGGGATCTTGAAGACAACCACAGCTGCCGGGGTCGCCCTCAGCCAGCCCAGGATCCTGAGGCTAAAGAGGCCTCTGCTGAGTTGCAGATGAAGGTGGACTTTTTCCGAAAACTGGGCTACTCGTCCTCCGAGATCCACAGTGTCCTGCAGAAGCTGGGGGTCCAAGCAGACACCAACACCGTGCTGGGGGAGCTGGTGAAGCATGGTTCAGCTACTGAGCGAGAGTGCCAGGCCTCGACagacccctgcccccagccccctcTGGTGCCCAGGGGCGGAAGCACCCCCAAGCCTTCCTCTCTAGAACCTTCACTCCCAGAGGAGGACAAGGAGGGCAGTGACCTGAGACCTGTGGTCATCGATGGAAGCAATGTGGCCATGAG CCACGGGAACAAGGAAGTCTTCTCTTGCCGGGGCATTCTGCTGGCTGTGAACTGGTTTCTGGAGCGGGGCCACACAGACATCACCGTGTTTGTACCATCTTGGAGGAAGGAACAGCCTCGGCCAGATGTGCCCATCACAG ACCAGCACATTCTGCGGGAACTAGAGAAGAAGAAGATCCTGGTGTTCACACCGTCCAGGCGTGTAGGTGGCAAGCGCGTGGTGTGCTACGATGACCGCTTCATTGTGAAGCTGGCCTTCGAATCCGACGGGGTGGTGGTCTCCAACGACACGTACCGGGACCTCCAAGGCGAGAGGCAGGACTGGAAGCGCTTCATTGAGGAGCGGCTGCTCATGTACTCTTTCGTCAATGACAA GTTCATGCCCCCTGATGACCCTTTGGGACGGCATGGGCCTAGCCTGGACAACTTCCTGCGTAAGAAGCCACTGCCTTCTGAACACAGGAAGCAGCCATGTCCCTATG GGAGGAAGTGCACCTACGGAATCAAGTGCCGATTCTTCCACCCCGAGCGGCCCAGCCGCCCCCAGCGCTCTGTGGCTGATGAGCTCCGAGCTAATGCCCTCCTCTCGCCCCCCAGGACCCCTGTCAAGGACAAAAGTGGCCAGAGGCCTTCCCCTGCCTCTCAGCCCAGCTCTGTGTCTTCAGAAGCTGAGCAAGGCAGCCTGGATGGGAAAAAACTGGGGGCCAGATCATCCCCAGGCCCCCACCAAGAAGGTTCAACACAGACCTTTACTCCGGCTGGCAGGAGTCTCCCTGTCAGTGGGAGCAGCTTTGGGCCTACAGAGTGGCTCCCACACACCCTGGACTCGCTCCCCTACACCTCCCAGGAGTGCCTTGATTCGGGCATTGGCTCCCTGGAGAGCCAGATGTCAGAATTATGGGGGGTGCGAGGAGGCACCCCCGGGGACTCGGGCCCGACTCGGGGCCCTTATGCTGGTTATCACACCTATGGGTCTGAgctcccagcagcccctgccttTTCTCCCTTTAGACAGCCCATGGGTGCCGGCCACTTCAGCGTCCCCACTGACTATGTGCCCCGGCTACCCACCTTTCCGGCCAGAGAGTACTGGTCTGAGCCATACCCTTTGCCCTCACCCACCCCGGTCCTTCAGGAGCCCCAGAGACCCAGCCCCGGGGCTGGCAGGGACCCCTGGGGCAGGGCGAATGAAAGGGCCAAAGAAAGGGCCGGTGTGTACACCAAGTTGTGTGGTGTCTTCCCCCCACACCTGGTAGAGGCTGTGATGGGGCGCTTCCCGCAGCTCCTGGACCCCCAGCAGCTGGCCGCTGAGATCCTTTCTTACAAGTCCCAGCACCTCAGCGAGTGA